Proteins encoded together in one Vitis vinifera cultivar Pinot Noir 40024 chromosome 4, ASM3070453v1 window:
- the LOC109122419 gene encoding ubiquitin-like-specific protease ESD4, with amino-acid sequence MFWQNAQARWIKHGKKWNQFKLPENDILIDDANGLQPLYSVKWPDVNIVYVPINVRSSHWVLGVVHLHRRIIYVYDSLMDINNNARLQVAIKPLAKLLPHILNAIAYYGFHGDTKVNYQEWEIERLQDIPQQENDGDCGMFVIKYVEYLMHNHPLKSLTSAGMDWF; translated from the exons ATGTTTTGG CAAAATGCTCAAGCAAGATGGATTAAGCATGGCAAGAAGTGGAACCAATTCAAATTACCAGAGAATGACATCCTTATTGATGATGCCAATGGTTTGCAGCCTCTTTATTCTGTCAAATGGCCTGATGTTAACATTGTGTATGTCCCTATCAATGTTCGGTCTAGTCACTGGGTATTAGGAGTTGTCCACCTTCATCGAAGGATTATATACGTATATGACTCATTGATGGACATCAATAATAATGCAAGATTGCAAGTTGCCATTAAACCATTAGCCAAATTGTTGCCGCATATATTGAATGCAATAGCATATTATGGTTTTCATGGTGACACAAAAGTTAACTACCAAGAATGGGAAATTGAACGGCTGCAAGATATTCCTCAACAGGAAAATGA TGGTGATTGTGGCATGtttgttatcaaatatgttgaatACTTAATGCACAACCATCCATTGAAGTCATTAACAAGTGCAGGAATGGACTGGTTTTAG